From Camelina sativa cultivar DH55 chromosome 5, Cs, whole genome shotgun sequence:
AAAGGACAACAACAACGTATTTATAGACTAATGATAAATGATAATAGTTCAACAACtataaatgtaaattatattattcataGAAACATATCTtgtatatattaattgagaatatatatttcagagtagaattataaaattttaagaaaaatatgaaaaaatgatATTAGAATTAAATACAATATCTTTGTAATAtgtagatattttatttaaatgtatatttctttttattgctCAAAGTTGTTATGTATTTCATTTGTTCTTAACAAACTATAAATTTGAAAGagatattgaaaatattttattccgAGCTACAaaggaaaatatacatttatattttaattaaagaaaatatacttaaaataataattatatatatatatatatagttatagtgtcatttgatattttctataagttttatgattatattctgaaactagattttaactcaCTGTACACCGtgtgcatataattttattattatttatattttatgttgtatttgtttgttaaatattggatgttttgtaaatagaggaataactaaattttccggcCGTTTGTAtgactaaatgtttatattatttttttaacccgtaatatacttcatgatcatttgtttgttatatgtatatagtttattttgtttagtgcttgagattctattttgatttttaattattataacaaaatataaggatctaaatacataataagtcatttatacacTATGATTAAGTCAAATTgtttctaatgatttaattattttacacaatcttagttaaatcaacttaattttatatgtcatatattctaatattaatagtgttgaaaaataataaaatgaggatttaacccgtgttagcacaaatttaatgatgttttattaattccagcatgtcctctttataactcatctaaatttttttaattttacatattcgtaatattttaaaattttattaagtttatatagattaattacaatatttaaataaatgtgaactGAATTTCTTCTTACGTTAAAAATTAAAGCTCACATgtatggaaaacaaaatggaaatcaaattgttgttttatttgtttgcaaatgattcagagatagaatatcttcgAAACACAATAGAtggtgtggttaaatatatcatagtttctatttccatattgatttggatgtaattttttttagttggaatgaaatgtaaaatatttagaaaataaaatttgaagtaatgctatttttggaaattttttagggattaactttgtaaataagtttttaaataagtacaaataaaatggtagaactcaaaatgtacttcaaatatatatatatagatatgcaTTTGTAGTGTCATTTATAGTTTTTGAACTATTAACATGAGTTTAAACGTAGATGGTTgaaattaagttaaaaaaaaagaatctcaaaaacaattcaccatttttctctataaatacaTGATTTCTCGTCATTTATCAAATacatgatttttatatataaataacgagaataatgtatttatagaggaaactacaataatttttgaatatttttttaagaaattaaaatctcaACTATCCATACTCatgataataattttaaaactataaatgcACATTGTACTAGTCATAAAAACATATCTTGTATATATTAGTAGTGAAATATATTCCAGCAATCctgaaattttaagaaaattaattaccaataaaattacattagaattaaatacaatattctCACCACCAAAGTCAAAATCAAAAGGACAATACTTGGGtttaggggtgaacctctttaTTTACCTccttatcaaataaggaaacaaaatttgtatacatcattgtaaaataaaaaattcaaaccgctcatttataaaccaaactgatatataatcccgttgtaattgtaaaatctaaaccctaaccacctcatttgtaaacccaaaccgatatataattttgttttagttgtaaaatcaaaccctaaccacctcatttgtaaatccaaaccgacatataatttcgttctaattgttaaatctaaactttaaccacctaatttgtaaacccaaaccgacatataattttgttttaattgtaaaatctaaaccctaaccacctcatttgtaaatccaaaccgacatataatgtcgttttaattgtaaaatctacaccctaatcacctcatttgtaaacttgTGACACCCCGgattgcggagaggtttaaaagagttaatttgaccacctatgtcaccaaagtgcacttatcttttcagtcaacggtcctgagagaactcgaCAGTTAAGAATGCTTATGCTAGAGTAGTCTTAGGATAGGTGACCTTtggggaagtgactgtcggaactgtgcgagtgaggacaaaacacaggaaaatatcatttggtaatttgtagggatggtaacaagtttttaaaacctcccggacgtagcaaaccgactgtCGGATATGAATGGGCTCAAGGGACTAGTGAGAGAACATGATACCCATTAAGGAAGGTAGGCATATGGATTGGGATTGAACATGAGGCATACTGAGAGGTGGCGGTTGGGGCGTTACAATCAGACTGACATagaatttcgttttaattgtaaaatctaaaacataattctcatttataaattcaaatcgatacataatttcgtttaattgtaaaatctagaccaagccaatatttaactttccttaattaaaaatatacagaatttgAGAGGGAAAGAGATGAATAAAAAGGTTCATCCAAGTAACTTGagtatttttcaaattaaaattgatGTTAACAAAAGATTCATAGGATCCCTATACTAGGAGAGAAAGTCGGTGTATTCGTAAAAATTTGCAGTATGAATTGGCCATTGACCGTTGTtgatcagcaaaaaaaaaaaaccaaagtgtTACTCTGATAAACATGAAATCTATGGAtgcaaaataacaaaaaatatatggatGCTCCacctatatattttaattttgaaaatattataatatgatCTATGAGCTCTAAAGGATGGTTTAAGACGTGGGAGATGCGTTAGAAATCTTACCAAAAGAGTTGCTCGAAACAGATGAACTTTGACGAGTTTAAAGGGATTCAGATGATGGTTCCTCATATTCTCTTACAGTTATCATGTCCTACAATGATACAGAAAACATGATGGAGATCGATGGTCATAATTATTCAAAGTTATtgaaaagaggaagagaaaaccTTGTTATATATGGTTAGTTTAGGCAAATCGATGGCAATGAGAGGTGGAAGAACCAATTATTAAGAGAGGATTTCGAGTAAGGAAGCTATAGAGAAGTCGGAGTTGTTCttattatatagagaaatcAACTATGCAAAACAATGCAAAAGTAGTGTTTAATCTCATTTAGCCATTAAGCCCCTTAAAGTGACACCTAATCGTCTGTGTTCCTTAAATCACACCCACAAGATCATTCGAATCTTTGATCTCAGCCACTTAAATTTCtgatttccttttaattttcttatgaaATCCCAATTTgcgaaaaaaatatatcacaCACAACCTTATTTTTGAAAACCGTAACTTTTACAAAATAACATACCAATTTCATCATTACTATTCAAAATGGTCTAATCTAGACTTTAATTTATAATCctaatactagattttaacccgcggtatactgcgggcatataatttttattataatttgtattttctgtcgatatatttgttaaatattagatgttttgtaaatagatgaataactaaattttttttggctgttGTGCGgctaaaatgtttatattatttttttaaaactgcaACACACTTCataaccatttgtttgttatatctagtttgttttgtttagtgtttaagattctaatttgatttctaattattataacaaaaattaagatatctaattacataataagtaatttatacgctgtgattaaatcacatttttcctaaacgatttaattattttacacatttttagttaaatcaacttgactttatatatatgttaaatattctaatattagtagtgttgacaaataataaaatgaggatttaacctgtgctagcacaaatttaataatattttattaattctaacatatcttctttataactcatctactatataaatacataaacaCATTATAAagtatttgaaacttttttaattttacatattcgtattatttaaaatttttattaaatttatatatgttaattataatatttaaataaatgtcaatcaAAGTTCTTCTtacattaaaaatcaaaattcacagattttggtaaataaaatcggaatcaaattgttattttttttgttagcaaaggattcagatatagaatattttcaaaatctaaCAGAATGCGTggttacatatattatatttatatttccatattgattgttgttattttttagtttgaatGGAATATAAactatttaggaaacaaaatctgaattaatgtttttggaaaatgtttagaaattaatgttgtaaataattttttaaataaacaaaactaaaagagtataacacaaaatatattaaaaaaatgttaatatagattctTGAAATTTATGACATTATCCATGCACAGCTCTCATAAATATTGGAGATTTACGagctttcttttaaaaaaactcacTAAAATTTGTCAAATGAAACGTAACCACGTTGAACCTTTTCCATACTGTCTTATTCTAGTACGAGAATTTATGTGCCATTGGCTTTTTGCAATGAACCAATTTCAACCGTATCCTGTCAGAAGATGATCTCGTAATGACACTTTTGGTTATTTTCCATACCAATCCGATTTACCAAAACATTATTCGTAATTCGTAAACACTACCGAATCAAATGTTGACCAATTTAGCtaaactgagtttttttttttgttttttttctttttttgtgacaATAgaataacaacaatcaatatagaaatataaaaatggactaaaagaataaaatatatatatatatatatatatatatatatatatatatataaacagtttGCTTGAACTTTTAGTATTGTCGGGTCTCTTCTGCATGCAACACGTACTGATAATGAACAAATGTGGCGCTTGGACATCAACCACCGCTACTAAAAAGATACATTTGGTGTGAACAAATTAGATAATTTCGTGTATTCAAACCAAGAACGATGTATTCTTGACACTTTAGTTGTTGCATGCAGCAAACATTGGTGTTGActgaaaataaaacattgtTTTCTCTCATCCATGCTCTAATTGGATTTATCAGATTCTTGACAATCTAGTATCATCCATGAAAACATCAGTATCCATCCTCTTGGTCCATAGAGACAATGATATTGCCACATATCTCATATCTAACTGTAACTGAGACtgattcttgtttatgtttctctttctcGACGGTAAGCAAAAACCTCCTGACCTATGACTCTCCCTACTCGTCTATTCCTTCTACTTTTCTTACTCATAGctctctttccttctttctCAAAACCAGGCTCTGACATTGGAACATAGTGGATAAACCACAAAGGCACCAAAGCTGCCAAAGACTGTATGAGAATTCCTCCAGGTAGGTTCGTGTAATCCTTCGATGTTATCCCAATCATATTAGCCATTCCAAATCCAGCGAATCCGCTAACAACTGATGATAAACACATAGTTGAAGCAATGAAAGAGGTGACTGATCCTTCACAGCCTCCAGGGCACATATTTGCTAGCAAAACAGAGAAAGGAAGAATCTTGAACTGTGCTAGGGTTTCCGCTACACTAGAAAAACAGAGCACAAAAGCCTTGTTTGAGATCCCGAACGCAAGATTTATTTGCTTCACCAAGACGTAATCAAAGAGTATTGAAAAAGCGTAGAGGAGTTGCACGATATGGATCAACGGCCTCATGGGAAGTGTCTTCCAGTAACGGTCATAAACCACGATTAAACAGAGAAGCATCAACTGTCCAATAACCTTTGACATACCAATAACAGAAGGGTCAAGGTTTAGTACTTGAGTTTGGTAGCAGAAGACTGATCCTGAGAGAAGAGGCACCATTGCAATGGAAGCTACAATCCAAGTCAAAGGCTGAGAGATTTCATCTACGTGAACAAGTCCCACAAGATCCAAAAACTGTTTCTTTACGATCCCCAAAACAGAGCTTGTCTCTGGACTCACTTCTCTTATCCGTGGCAAGCTAACGGATTCTTCTTTAGATGATAAAGAAACAGTGAGCTGTAACGTCAACAAAGCtgtaaaagcaagaaacaagaTTCCAGGAGGTGTTTTGAGTAAGCAATATCCACCGAGTAAGTTCCCAAGGATCCCTCCAACTGCTGAAGCCATAAGCGCATAAGACTGAAGACCATTCACTTGATATCTTAAACCGTGTTCCGCAACAAGAGCGTCTTTAGCAACTTCAGCAATGGATGCTCCAAGGTTACTAAGAAGAACAAATGCCATAAGTGACGGAAGAGCTTCTCGAGCACCAGGAAATATAGCCAATGAACCCCATGCTAGACCCTGCAAAAGCACTGTGACAATACACTAAATTGAACCACTTGGAGCAGAGTAAGATAAGAAAGAGACTCTTTTTTATACACAGTTGGAGAAAGATAACTAACCTCCAATGGAGATGTAAGGAACTCTACGAGCACCACCGATGTAAACAACATCCGAGAGAACTCCATAGAGTGGCTTAGCAACCATGGGAAGAGTAGCAGTGTACTGCACAAGCTGAAGCGTCGATGGGTTGAGATTAAGACAATGAGCCATATGGAAGTTAAGTGCAAGCCATGGGAGACACCTCGACCCTTGAACCCAGTACCCTAAAGCACACAACAGAACCGTTTGTCCTTTATCTCTACCATTGTTGTTTCTCCTTTTAACCACCGAGACGCTACTGGTCAATATTGTTGTTGACCTTGTGTTGGACTTGGATTTCACGACAAGGGTTTTGCTTTGCCGCTTCTGTTTCTTGTTAATGGTGGTGTTTAAGCTTATTCCGTACGGAACTGATGGTTTCAAGAACTTAACTGGGGTTGAGATGGATAATAATGAATTATTCATGACTTCTTgagctttggttttgttttgtttttggtttctcacGGATTCAAAATCTGGggagaaaaaaatttaagagatgGAACAGAGAGAAAAGATGAGAAAGATTCACAGGTCGGTTCTTAGACCATGATTATCGGTAGTATATTAGaaggggagttcttaaattttttatgaattaattgtgcactgtttggaatataagaacccatgatctcttagataaaattatcTCTTTTATTAGTAGGTTCTTGTTTTGGgtatcttatttttgaaaatattgtttttttaaatttaaaaattttaaatagaataaaagtggtataaatgtgtaagcatttaagattttataaaattagaaaatattgcattttaattaattttcaaacatacaaaacataataaaacattaatacatattataatagaagtgcaattcttaaatggagaaaatgattaattttaatactgatttgctccaaattttgcccaaatattctcaaccaaatcatcttgttGTATTCATATACAATGTCCCCACCCCCATAGATCATATTCAAAGTATATTGATCCAGTCCTCGTCATTAGTGATTAACACTGATTCAAAGTATGGGGAGAGTTGAAAGTATGGGGAGagttaattttaatactgattcAAAGTATGGGGAGAGTTGAAGGAACAAACACTCATCATTAGTGATTAACAGCAAGTATTACAGAAATTGATGTTAGAAGATGagtatgacaaaaaaaaaacgattgcAGGATAGTTACCAAGTGTCTTGGGGTAACAAACCATTTGCTAGCTTACACAACATAAAACTACAACGAATTTGAAGACAGAACAACATCCTTGGTTTGTTTCATCACTGAAGACAGAAACTctttgaaaaaacaaacactCGTCActgatgatttggtttttgtggaGATGTGGGCTGCGGAAAGCACATGGCTTCACTCTAGGATCAAGGGCTCATAGAACAGTCTGTATGCGTCCATGACTTCTAAATACCACATGGCTTCACGATCTGGGCTTCCCGACAGCTCAACCATCTTATGAATCTGGTTTCAGTTACAAACAACAATGTGAATGAGTTAGTATGTAACAGGTTCATATAGCTAGAGGACAACAATGTGAATGAGTTAGTATGTAACAAAAACATATCCATCTACATAATcatgaaaacagaacaaaaaaggCATTAATGATCTCTATAACAGAACAAAATCATCTTGAATCTCAATCATTAATACTTAACTCAAGGTTATCAAAGCTATgacagaacaaaaaacatatcCATCTACataatcaacaaaaacagaacaaaatacgAATCAATGATCTCTATAACATAACAAAATCATCTTGAGTCTCAATCATTAATACTTAATCCAAGGTTATCAAAGCTATGacagaacaaaaacataaaaagaaacagGAAAAGGTACCTGCAAAAGTTCCTTCTCCCGGGAGGCTTTCCACTGTCTAAACTGTTCTGCTTCTTGTTCAACCAGAACCAGCAGACGACGATCTCGCTGTTTCAATCGCCGCAACCAGATCATCATATTTCGCACCAGTCACTTCCTTGACGACCTTGTTGTCCTTCAATATCTTGAATGTTGGAACCACTCTTATTCCTAACTCCTTTGCCAATGGCTGCCACCAATAGAAAAGagtcaaaaaaaattcagcaaCAACAAAGGAGAAGTACATAGTAGCGTTGTTGATGAAAGTCTTCTCTTATCTTTAGATACTATCATGGTTCAATAGATAGATATTGGGTTATAGAGCACAAACCCGGTTATCTGGATTGCAGTCAAGCTTTAGAAAGACAACGTCCTCATACTTCTCTGATAAAGCTTTGTACTTGGGAGCAATCACCTTACATGGACCACACCTGCATATACACAAGATATCCAAAGAGACCATCTTCTTTAGTCAGAAGGATTTGAAATCTCTCTTTAAAGAATGACCAACATCAAATTGACTGAATTGATAACATATTAAgtcaaaaaaattcttatttttgacTTACATCTTCTTCAGGGTGTAATGTGATATGAGCGTAAACCTCATCAGTCTCATGCTCTGCTTTCAACACAACACTAAGAACACGGCAAAGTATCTTCGGAGGAAGATCAAAAACTGGTATCTCTTGATCAACGACTCCTTGATTAGTCGAAGCCACCAACtgttacataataaaaaaaaaacattcaattcTTATAATTGAGAAACAAATTAAGAACGATTTGGGAGAGTTGGATCATTCTATACATACTTGTTCCATGTGACCTTGAGGAAAGTAGAAAACTCTTTCACCATAACATGGAcaccaaaatccctaattttccAACTAACATCAAATAACCCTTATTTGCGATCCTAAATCTAAGAACCCTAATCAGAAAACAATTGTACTACATCTAAGAAACAAACCATGTGATTCCAATTGTTTCAATCTTCTGATTCCAATTTGTGTTCTTGATTCACCGATACaatcgcgagagaaagagagagagaagaaaaatagtaaaatcatTCAcccccaatatttttttttttcgttttgtattTTCTGCTCGCCCAACAGACAGCTGACACGTAGCGCCTCTTAACCCACATTCCAGTATACTATATAAGAGGAGAtcttagattttttcttttattctgatttatttttttgcccaAATACACTAAGAACCTCCCTAACAACTCCCCGATAAACATGCCCTTAAAGAAACAAGACACAACACACAAGGAAACAAAATTAGCCACAATAATAATGTGATGCCCATTAGATACTTTTTCAATGCCATAGACatttgtgtatgtgtgtataaATTAGGCAATTAGCTCTAGTTTAAAATTGAGAAAGATCTAGAAGAGTGATAAGGTTGTCCTTCATTAACAATAATTAAAGAATTGCTAGTGAGATTTTGAGGTATATTAATACAATACCTATCTCTAAAGTACTTGAGATTATTTAGTCTTCGTTAACTTTAATTTCATGGAACCCACTTGATGGAGTGTCCTGTCCTTGGTGTTTGGAATAACaaggttttttaaaagataCTGGTGGCTCCCATTCTTTGGCAAACTCCTCGAAACTATGACCTCTCTCTCTGAATTCGATTGTGACTTATTTGACTTTTGTCGAGAATATCACGTCTGGCAATTTCATGCTGTATCGACACGTGTTAGTGTTACAACATACAACATACTGAGTGACTGTACTATATTTTATCATAATTACTAATAGTGAGATTACATGATATAATTATAGCAAAATTATACAAACCAGACTATTTCAGTtacatatataaagaagaaaaacaaaaaaaatggttagaGTGCCTAAACTTGTTCTTCCTTTCCTTGGAGAGGAAGAAAGCGATATTGCTAGTGTTCTCTGGATCCAAGAATTGGAGGAAACGAGTCAACAATATGGAGGTGACTAACTGACTTTGTTGCAATTTCAAAGTTGAACTGAACAACGAGAAAGCCAAATCTGCTGCTGCTTctaaagttttgttgttgttttactAACATACTTTGATTTTGAAATCAAGTTTTAGTCATTCTCTGTTTTGtgcatttctttttttaacatgaATTGGTAggtataatagtattttttttcatattgatATCAGAGAGAGTGTTAGTAGTTgggtttttaccttttttagtaTCGTCTGATGGGTAATCAATCCAATGACTAGACCAATTTAATCCTTTTCATTATACCAAATCCCACACATTTCTGGTTTATTAGACAAAGTCCTACCTAACGAGTTAGTGTATCTTCTCAACACAGAGCCATTAAGATTCCAAAGTATCATCAGGTCCAATTTGACAGAGAATCTCTCGTACATGGCATCAATGGCTCTTCCTTTGCGCCAACATTCTCTAGATCCCATCTCTGCATCTCCCATAGTttcaaaatctcttcttttcccTCAAAATGCCCTTTCTCGTACACTCTCTTCTCGCCGGAGTATTCCCAAGTCTTCCGTCTGTCACTCTCGGAGTTCGCCTCCGACGCAATATACACTAGTTCATCGGAAAAACATTTCCCTGAACGGCTCTCTCTACTCACGTTTAGTTTTCAAATGCAGAAACCATGATGAACCTCGGTCAACGACCATTTCTTCTGAGCTTGCCTTTGATGCAAAGTCTATAAAGTCGGAAACTTTACAGCAGATGGATGGTTTGGAGATTACCCACGAAGCtaaaaaaggaaagagtttcTGGGCTGCCGTTAGTTTAATCATCGGAACCGCCGTTGGTCCTGGAATGCTTGGCCTCCCAGCTGCTACTATCAGATCCGGTTCAATCCCATCGACCATTGCTTTACTTTGTTCTTGGGTTTACGTCATTTCCTCTATACTTCTCGTGGCTGAGCTTAGCTTTGCAGCCATGGAAGAAGACAATGCAGCTGAGGTTAGCTTCACAGGACTTGCAACCAAATCCTTTGGGAAcaaatttggggtttttgttgcttttgtgtATGCTTCACTGAGTTTCTCTTTGGTGGTTGCTTGTGTCTCGGGTATTGGCTCTATTTTGTCTCAGTGGTTTCCTTCAATGAATCCATTCTTGGCCAATGCTATAGTCCCTCTAGTTTCCGGAATCTTGATTGGTTTTTTCCCTTTCGATGCCATTGATTTCACTAACAGAGGTCTCTGCTTCCTCATGCTCTTCTCTATTACTTCACT
This genomic window contains:
- the LOC104786249 gene encoding uncharacterized protein LOC104786249, which translates into the protein MASMALPLRQHSLDPISASPIVSKSLLFPQNALSRTLSSRRSIPKSSVCHSRSSPPTQYTLVHRKNISLNGSLYSRLVFKCRNHDEPRSTTISSELAFDAKSIKSETLQQMDGLEITHEAKKGKSFWAAVSLIIGTAVGPGMLGLPAATIRSGSIPSTIALLCSWVYVISSILLVAELSFAAMEEDNAAEVSFTGLATKSFGNKFGVFVAFVYASLSFSLVVACVSGIGSILSQWFPSMNPFLANAIVPLVSGILIGFFPFDAIDFTNRGLCFLMLFSITSLVAIGLSVARSNVLASFGQSCWKVSTVLPAVPVMVLTLGFHVITPFICNLAGDSVSDARRAILVGGVVPLAMVLSWNLIVLGLARITVPAVPSSTIDPISLLLSVNPSALSAVQGFAFSALATSLIGYSVSFPKQLLDTWKLVSKQSNGNGNGRTGSVSFSSKEGNKRTTGRVLYSEPAKARDGFEAVVMLFVLGVPALIATFYPSTFSRALDFAGVYANCFLFGVLPPAMAYIQQSRKKLRSWVLPGGNFTLLILFVIAIILGIWH
- the LOC104786248 gene encoding probable folate-biopterin transporter 9, chloroplastic; translated protein: MNNSLLSISTPVKFLKPSVPYGISLNTTINKKQKRQSKTLVVKSKSNTRSTTILTSSVSVVKRRNNNGRDKGQTVLLCALGYWVQGSRCLPWLALNFHMAHCLNLNPSTLQLVQYTATLPMVAKPLYGVLSDVVYIGGARRVPYISIGVLLQGLAWGSLAIFPGAREALPSLMAFVLLSNLGASIAEVAKDALVAEHGLRYQVNGLQSYALMASAVGGILGNLLGGYCLLKTPPGILFLAFTALLTLQLTVSLSSKEESVSLPRIREVSPETSSVLGIVKKQFLDLVGLVHVDEISQPLTWIVASIAMVPLLSGSVFCYQTQVLNLDPSVIGMSKVIGQLMLLCLIVVYDRYWKTLPMRPLIHIVQLLYAFSILFDYVLVKQINLAFGISNKAFVLCFSSVAETLAQFKILPFSVLLANMCPGGCEGSVTSFIASTMCLSSVVSGFAGFGMANMIGITSKDYTNLPGGILIQSLAALVPLWFIHYVPMSEPGFEKEGKRAMSKKSRRNRRVGRVIGQEVFAYRRERET